A genomic stretch from Cellulomonas sp. KRMCY2 includes:
- a CDS encoding M91 family zinc metallopeptidase: MTTPTPRPAPSPTARPTPTPTAPPATPVQPPRVWPTLVLPNLWYLGAAPNRVRAAADAWATLAETVVTARDSIDDVALPLRGDAWSGSAADGYHAHRAAVSSSVDDAAAAGRTARDALHAAAGALGTAQASLSASLGNLRAAVHTVVLGPIVWVHPQSDAQIARVRALVAGAREIRADLDDALAAAAREMSAARVALDGVARRWNTAAEGTATTWTPPAESTRLTWIDDGERIVVSTGSGADDVQVRVDPDTGAQIVTVNGRTLTFPAGRPVVIRTGSGSDTVTVEPGTSVRLTILTGAGDDWVSGGDGNDRVSAGAGSDQVWGLGGDDRIYGGSGPEDDLYAGAGDDVVVGGTGHDYVDGGDGRDRLSGGDGDDTVYGMGGDDTVIGGAGEDYLEGARGDDTVISGRDDDVVSGGRDADALHGGSGTDVLYGGHGRDTLQGGTGSDTAYLQSEDSGTAEHEVYVDISDAGSFIRIEGSPDFVARVEADLDMLRSSPTGQEMLAGLDKAHEDSDGWFTDGDGLRIIELADQDNGFASRDTAWGTQTHQIQYNPGFDTLRGATPPVVVLYHEMAHVWDYSHDTLAEGVYTGTDNPGVNNRERVAVGLPYDHDDDPSTPTQLDPDHDDAATENALRDELELDRRDRY, translated from the coding sequence ATGACGACGCCCACACCCCGTCCGGCGCCGTCGCCCACCGCCCGCCCGACGCCGACGCCCACGGCACCGCCGGCAACGCCCGTCCAGCCCCCGCGCGTGTGGCCCACGCTCGTCCTGCCCAACCTCTGGTACCTCGGAGCTGCGCCCAACCGGGTTCGCGCGGCCGCCGATGCGTGGGCCACCCTCGCCGAGACCGTCGTGACGGCACGCGACAGCATCGACGATGTCGCGCTCCCGCTGCGCGGCGACGCCTGGTCCGGGTCCGCGGCCGACGGCTACCACGCGCACCGCGCGGCGGTGAGCAGCTCCGTGGACGACGCCGCGGCCGCCGGCCGGACGGCACGGGACGCGCTGCACGCCGCGGCCGGCGCACTCGGCACCGCGCAGGCGTCCCTCTCGGCGTCGCTCGGCAACCTCCGGGCAGCGGTCCACACGGTGGTGCTCGGTCCGATCGTCTGGGTCCACCCGCAGAGCGACGCGCAGATCGCGCGGGTGCGGGCGCTGGTCGCCGGTGCACGCGAGATCCGCGCGGACCTCGATGACGCACTGGCGGCTGCTGCGCGCGAGATGTCGGCTGCCCGGGTGGCGCTCGACGGCGTCGCGCGCCGGTGGAACACCGCTGCCGAGGGCACGGCAACGACGTGGACCCCGCCTGCCGAGAGCACACGGCTCACGTGGATCGACGACGGTGAGCGGATCGTCGTCAGCACGGGGTCCGGGGCCGACGACGTGCAGGTGCGGGTGGACCCGGACACCGGTGCCCAGATCGTGACCGTGAACGGACGGACCCTGACCTTCCCCGCAGGGCGGCCGGTCGTGATCCGCACCGGCTCGGGGAGCGACACGGTGACGGTGGAACCTGGCACATCGGTGCGTCTGACGATCCTCACGGGAGCGGGCGACGACTGGGTCTCCGGCGGCGACGGCAACGACCGGGTCTCGGCCGGGGCGGGCTCGGACCAGGTCTGGGGCCTCGGAGGCGACGACCGGATCTACGGCGGCTCCGGACCTGAGGACGACCTGTACGCGGGGGCGGGCGACGACGTCGTCGTCGGTGGCACCGGCCATGACTACGTCGACGGTGGCGACGGACGCGACCGGCTCTCGGGCGGCGACGGGGACGACACCGTGTACGGGATGGGCGGGGACGACACCGTCATCGGTGGCGCCGGCGAGGACTACCTCGAGGGAGCCCGCGGCGACGACACCGTCATCAGCGGGCGCGACGACGACGTGGTCTCCGGTGGTCGCGACGCGGACGCCCTGCACGGCGGCTCGGGGACGGACGTGCTGTACGGCGGCCACGGCAGAGACACCCTTCAGGGCGGCACCGGCTCCGACACGGCGTACCTCCAGTCCGAGGACTCCGGCACGGCCGAGCACGAGGTGTACGTCGACATCAGCGACGCCGGCTCCTTCATCCGGATCGAGGGCTCGCCGGACTTCGTGGCACGCGTCGAGGCGGACCTCGACATGCTCCGGTCCTCGCCGACGGGCCAGGAGATGCTCGCCGGGCTGGACAAGGCGCACGAGGACTCGGACGGGTGGTTCACCGACGGCGACGGGCTGCGCATCATCGAGCTCGCGGATCAGGACAACGGCTTCGCATCCCGCGACACGGCCTGGGGGACGCAGACCCACCAGATCCAGTACAACCCGGGATTCGACACCCTCAGGGGCGCCACGCCACCCGTCGTGGTGCTCTACCACGAGATGGCCCACGTGTGGGACTACTCGCACGACACCCTCGCCGAGGGGGTCTACACCGGCACGGACAACCCCGGGGTCAACAACCGGGAGCGCGTTGCGGTCGGCCTTCCGTACGACCACGACGACGACCCGAGCACACCGACCCAGCTCGACCCCGACCACGACGACGCCGCCACGGAGAACGCCCTCCGCGACGAGCTCGAGCTCGACCGACGGGACAGGTACTGA
- a CDS encoding type VII secretion target, with the protein MTTAAFDADPEALTHLAGRTMAAVDTITDAITRMLSAVQLSPGDVGPTSSGALLHGAASGASEAADGAVGAIAEVWELDADSLLQAAIAYRETDLDEAARLRGPRMEAR; encoded by the coding sequence GTGACCACCGCCGCATTCGACGCCGATCCCGAAGCGCTCACGCACCTGGCCGGCCGGACGATGGCCGCGGTCGACACGATCACCGACGCCATCACCCGCATGCTGTCCGCCGTGCAGCTCTCGCCGGGCGACGTCGGGCCGACCTCGTCCGGGGCACTGCTGCACGGTGCCGCGTCCGGCGCGAGCGAGGCCGCCGACGGCGCCGTCGGCGCGATCGCCGAGGTCTGGGAGCTGGACGCGGACAGCCTGCTGCAGGCAGCCATCGCCTACCGGGAGACGGACCTCGACGAGGCTGCGCGACTCAGGGGCCCGCGGATGGAGGCGCGCTGA
- a CDS encoding hemolysin III family protein gives MTDERFNTVSHLFAACFALVGAALLISQAGVQADPWKIVGFSIYGLSVVTLFVASTLHHGLDHSPRVNEVLRTLDYDSVFFLIAGSVTPLVLVLFRATYGWTVLGAVWVIATLGIVLRSMVRQLPKYVTNTLYIALGWVPVLLVGAGGSLPAGAYALMAVGGLVYSAGFVIFVIEKPNPWPGVLGFHEIWHLMVVVAALLHYLLMYLYVLPAPRG, from the coding sequence GTGACCGACGAGCGGTTCAACACCGTCTCGCACCTGTTCGCCGCCTGCTTCGCTCTGGTCGGCGCTGCCCTGCTCATCTCGCAGGCGGGCGTGCAGGCGGACCCGTGGAAGATCGTCGGGTTCAGCATCTACGGTCTCTCCGTCGTGACGCTGTTCGTCGCCAGCACCCTGCACCACGGCCTTGATCACAGCCCGCGGGTGAACGAGGTGCTGCGCACCCTCGACTACGACTCGGTGTTCTTCCTGATCGCGGGCTCTGTGACGCCGCTGGTGCTCGTGCTCTTCCGCGCCACCTACGGCTGGACGGTGCTGGGTGCCGTGTGGGTCATCGCCACGCTGGGGATCGTGCTGCGCTCGATGGTGCGTCAGCTGCCGAAGTACGTCACGAACACCCTCTACATCGCGCTGGGCTGGGTCCCTGTGCTGCTGGTCGGCGCGGGCGGCTCGCTGCCCGCCGGGGCGTACGCGCTGATGGCGGTGGGAGGCCTGGTCTACAGCGCCGGCTTCGTGATCTTCGTGATCGAGAAGCCGAACCCGTGGCCCGGGGTGCTCGGCTTCCACGAGATCTGGCACCTGATGGTGGTCGTCGCAGCACTGCTGCACTACCTGCTCATGTATCTCTACGTGCTGCCGGCGCCTCGCGGCTGA
- a CDS encoding LacI family DNA-binding transcriptional regulator, whose product MAAMTGRGRRKTGPSIEDVAKLAGVSAQTVSRVSTGTDVVRPATRERVQQAMQQLGYTPNGAARALRNGKYGAIGVVAHRFGRTGEALTTEAVVRAAEAEDYAVTLLTVRNPATEGWEPAAHRLPHQAIDGLVIIRAERATAESLALPHGMPVAVSDSRFSGHYPSVVADQVQGSRDATQHLLDLGHRTVHHLAGPEGSWPASVRTASWQRCLEDAGVRPPKLWRGDWSAGSGYLVGRQIALDRSITAVFSANDDMSFGLLRALHEAGLRVPQDISVVGFDGIALSEFSSPPLTTVAQDFDQIGVELVRLVLGQVRHGTEVVRDRVLVPTDLVVRASTAPPPGP is encoded by the coding sequence ATGGCCGCCATGACTGGCCGGGGCCGGAGAAAGACCGGCCCATCGATCGAAGACGTCGCCAAGCTCGCGGGAGTCTCGGCGCAGACGGTGTCGCGGGTGTCGACGGGAACCGATGTCGTCCGCCCGGCGACTCGTGAGCGCGTGCAACAGGCGATGCAGCAGCTGGGCTACACACCCAACGGCGCCGCTCGCGCGCTGCGCAACGGGAAGTACGGCGCGATCGGAGTCGTCGCGCACCGGTTCGGCCGGACGGGCGAGGCCCTGACCACGGAGGCCGTGGTGCGAGCCGCAGAGGCCGAGGACTATGCGGTGACCCTGCTCACCGTGCGGAATCCCGCGACCGAGGGCTGGGAGCCGGCGGCGCACCGTCTGCCGCATCAGGCGATCGATGGCCTCGTCATCATCCGGGCCGAGCGGGCCACTGCCGAGTCTCTGGCGCTGCCCCACGGCATGCCCGTCGCGGTCTCCGACTCGCGATTCAGCGGGCACTACCCCAGCGTCGTCGCCGATCAGGTCCAAGGAAGTCGGGATGCGACCCAGCACCTGCTGGACCTCGGGCACCGCACCGTGCACCACCTGGCCGGGCCCGAAGGCTCCTGGCCCGCCAGCGTCCGCACCGCATCGTGGCAGCGCTGCCTCGAGGACGCGGGCGTCCGGCCACCGAAGCTCTGGCGTGGTGACTGGTCGGCCGGGTCGGGCTATCTCGTGGGTCGTCAGATCGCGTTGGACCGGTCGATCACCGCCGTCTTCAGCGCGAACGACGACATGTCGTTCGGGTTGTTGCGTGCCCTGCACGAGGCCGGTCTACGCGTGCCGCAGGACATCTCCGTCGTCGGCTTCGACGGGATCGCGCTGAGCGAGTTCTCGTCCCCGCCGCTGACGACCGTCGCGCAGGACTTCGACCAGATCGGTGTCGAGCTGGTCCGGCTGGTCCTCGGGCAGGTGCGCCACGGGACCGAGGTCGTCCGTGACCGGGTGCTCGTCCCGACTGATCTTGTGGTGCGTGCGAGCACCGCACCTCCGCCGGGGCCGTGA
- a CDS encoding ABC transporter substrate-binding protein, with translation MDTFRKSVSVATVMALSLALAACGGGEEPAGGDEATGGGEATGGGGTTLTVWAWDPAFNIYSLQEAEKIYQQDHPDFTLEIVETPWDDLQTKLTTLAQSQELDQLPDIFLMQNNAYQKNVINYPDLFTDYSESGIDFSEFPESVVAYSTVDGVNYGLPFDNGTAISALRTDVLTQAGYTVDDFTDITWSEYITIGKDVLAKTGQPLLSGQAGSSDLIMMMLQSAGASLFDDEGKPTITDNDALLAAIATYQELVTSGVLVEVNSWDEYINSLVNSNVAGTINGVWIIGSIQSAADQSGLWGVTNLPKLDDVDGATNYSANGGSSWAISSSADAELAADFLGATFAGSTEFYDTILPSAGALANWTPAGESDVYAEPQEFFGGDAIFSKVVDFSTQVPSNNTGAYYYEGRDAVSVAITSIMNGADPATALEEAQGTVEFAMQ, from the coding sequence ATGGACACGTTCCGGAAGTCGGTTTCGGTAGCGACAGTCATGGCGCTGTCCCTTGCTCTCGCGGCCTGCGGCGGCGGGGAAGAGCCCGCCGGCGGTGACGAGGCCACCGGCGGTGGCGAGGCCACCGGCGGTGGCGGCACCACGCTCACGGTCTGGGCCTGGGACCCGGCCTTCAACATCTACTCGCTCCAAGAGGCCGAGAAGATCTACCAGCAGGACCACCCGGACTTCACGCTCGAGATCGTCGAGACCCCGTGGGACGACCTGCAGACCAAGCTCACCACGCTCGCGCAGTCGCAGGAGCTGGACCAGCTCCCGGACATCTTCCTCATGCAGAACAACGCCTACCAGAAGAACGTCATCAACTACCCGGACCTGTTCACCGACTACTCCGAGTCGGGCATCGACTTCAGCGAGTTCCCCGAGTCCGTCGTGGCGTACTCGACGGTCGACGGTGTGAACTACGGCCTGCCCTTCGACAACGGGACCGCGATCTCGGCCCTGCGGACCGACGTCCTGACGCAGGCCGGCTACACGGTCGACGACTTCACCGACATCACGTGGAGCGAGTACATCACCATCGGCAAGGATGTCCTCGCCAAGACCGGCCAGCCGCTGCTGTCCGGCCAGGCCGGCTCGTCCGACCTCATCATGATGATGCTGCAGAGTGCCGGTGCGAGCCTCTTCGACGACGAGGGCAAGCCGACGATCACCGACAACGATGCGCTCCTCGCGGCCATCGCGACCTACCAGGAGCTGGTCACCTCCGGTGTGCTGGTCGAGGTCAACTCGTGGGACGAGTACATCAACAGCCTCGTGAACTCCAACGTCGCCGGCACCATCAACGGCGTATGGATCATCGGCTCGATCCAGTCGGCCGCCGACCAGTCGGGTCTGTGGGGAGTCACCAACCTGCCGAAGCTCGACGACGTCGACGGTGCGACCAACTACTCGGCCAACGGTGGCTCGTCCTGGGCGATCAGCTCCAGCGCTGACGCCGAGCTCGCGGCCGACTTCCTGGGTGCCACCTTCGCGGGTTCCACCGAGTTCTACGACACGATCCTGCCGTCGGCCGGTGCCCTGGCGAACTGGACCCCCGCAGGTGAGAGCGACGTCTACGCCGAGCCGCAGGAGTTCTTCGGCGGCGACGCGATCTTCTCCAAGGTCGTGGACTTCTCGACCCAGGTGCCGAGCAACAACACCGGCGCCTACTACTACGAGGGTCGCGACGCCGTCAGCGTCGCGATCACGAGCATCATGAACGGGGCCGACCCCGCCACCGCGCTCGAGGAGGCGCAGGGCACGGTCGAGTTCGCGATGCAGTGA
- a CDS encoding carbohydrate ABC transporter permease, with amino-acid sequence MSHPAAPTGEAARSAPSPLTKVTGPFSRSARPPGSSGPRFRLEQRRSLTGWTFLLPASLLILWLNFWPMIQAFILSMQTGRGTQLDFAEPLWSNYTRLFDDEIFKLTLQTTFFYLIIQVPIMLGLALVLANLLNDRNLRFKGLWRTAIFLPSAVGLVSYALVFRTMFANDGLVNDLLLGMGFIDDPVNWLGQTGTARLVIVLGLLWRWTGYNMIFYLAAMQSIDPSTIEAARIDGAGSFKTFWYVTVPQLKPIILLTAIMSTNGTLQLFDESFNLTAGGPANTSMTISHYLYMVSFRNSPNFGYAAAISYVILIIVAILAAIQLKVGDKRD; translated from the coding sequence GTGTCACATCCGGCCGCGCCGACCGGGGAAGCCGCTCGATCGGCTCCCTCGCCGCTCACGAAGGTCACGGGCCCGTTCTCCCGCTCCGCCCGGCCTCCCGGCTCCTCCGGCCCGAGGTTCCGGCTCGAGCAGCGTCGCAGCCTGACCGGCTGGACGTTCCTGCTCCCCGCCTCGCTGCTCATCCTGTGGTTGAACTTCTGGCCGATGATCCAGGCGTTCATCCTCTCCATGCAGACCGGACGCGGGACTCAGCTCGACTTCGCCGAGCCGCTGTGGTCCAACTACACGCGCCTGTTCGACGACGAGATCTTCAAGCTCACCCTGCAGACCACGTTCTTCTACCTCATCATCCAGGTCCCGATCATGCTCGGCCTGGCGCTGGTCCTGGCGAACCTCCTCAACGACCGGAACCTGCGGTTCAAGGGGCTGTGGCGGACGGCGATCTTCCTGCCGAGCGCGGTGGGCCTGGTCTCCTACGCGCTGGTCTTCCGCACGATGTTCGCCAACGACGGGCTGGTCAACGACCTCCTGCTCGGGATGGGCTTCATCGACGACCCGGTCAACTGGCTCGGCCAGACCGGCACCGCGCGGCTGGTCATCGTCCTCGGCCTGCTGTGGCGGTGGACCGGCTACAACATGATCTTCTACCTCGCCGCGATGCAGAGCATCGACCCCTCGACGATCGAGGCGGCGCGGATCGACGGCGCGGGCTCGTTCAAGACGTTCTGGTACGTCACGGTGCCCCAGCTCAAGCCGATCATCCTGCTGACCGCGATCATGTCGACGAACGGGACGCTCCAGCTCTTCGACGAGTCGTTCAACCTGACCGCCGGTGGGCCGGCCAACACCTCGATGACCATCTCGCACTACCTGTACATGGTGTCGTTCCGGAACAGCCCGAACTTCGGGTACGCCGCGGCGATCTCCTACGTGATCCTCATCATCGTCGCCATCCTGGCCGCGATCCAGCTCAAGGTGGGTGACAAGCGTGACTAG
- a CDS encoding carbohydrate ABC transporter permease: protein MTRRWRRLPGYVFLSLAALASMFPLYFMVVSATNTSQEVLGSKLMPGTHLLENFEALATSQPLGSALWYSAVNAVGTTVLALAITSIAGYAFEVYHTRAKDWLMGLLLLAIMIPFAATMIPLFQMFADLGLVNSSYAVILPAVSTPFLILLFRQASRSFPHEILEAARIDGLRELAIFLRIYLPTNRSTVAAAAVITFMAAWNNFLWPKVILVDNAYQTMPMLLSNIRAGYVTDYGMLMLAVLIASLPAMAIFLVLQRSFAEGITGAIK, encoded by the coding sequence GTGACTAGGCGGTGGCGCCGGCTTCCCGGCTACGTGTTCCTGTCCCTCGCCGCCCTGGCGTCGATGTTCCCGCTGTACTTCATGGTGGTGTCCGCGACCAACACCAGCCAGGAGGTGCTGGGCTCGAAGCTGATGCCCGGCACCCACCTGCTGGAGAACTTCGAGGCCCTGGCGACCTCGCAGCCGCTCGGCTCGGCGTTGTGGTACTCGGCCGTCAATGCGGTGGGCACCACGGTCCTCGCCCTGGCCATCACGTCGATCGCCGGGTACGCGTTCGAGGTCTACCACACCAGGGCCAAGGACTGGCTGATGGGTCTGCTGCTTCTGGCGATCATGATCCCGTTCGCGGCGACGATGATCCCGCTGTTCCAGATGTTCGCCGACCTCGGCCTGGTGAACTCCTCGTACGCGGTCATCCTGCCGGCGGTCTCGACGCCGTTCCTCATCCTGCTGTTCCGCCAGGCGTCGCGGTCCTTCCCGCACGAGATCCTCGAGGCCGCCCGGATCGACGGGCTGCGCGAGCTGGCGATCTTCCTGCGCATCTACCTGCCCACCAACCGGTCGACGGTGGCCGCGGCCGCCGTGATCACCTTCATGGCTGCATGGAACAACTTCCTGTGGCCGAAGGTGATCCTGGTCGACAACGCCTACCAGACCATGCCGATGCTGCTGTCGAACATCCGTGCCGGGTACGTCACCGACTACGGGATGCTCATGCTGGCCGTCCTCATCGCCTCGCTGCCCGCGATGGCGATCTTCCTGGTCCTGCAGCGCAGCTTCGCCGAGGGCATCACGGGAGCCATCAAGTGA
- a CDS encoding glycoside hydrolase family 2 TIM barrel-domain containing protein — protein MTRIADPEYFAENRLPAHSDHRRYRNRAEVAAGTSGFEQGLNGLWKFHYAKSPAQTIVGFEGLDHDCSSWDDIPVPAHIQLHGYDRPQYTNIQYPWDGHEAVEPGQVPTRYNPVASYVTTFVLDRPLDDGERLSVSFQGAESAIAVWLNGTYIGYGADSFTPSEFDLTDAVLDGENKLAAQVFRWSAGSWIEDQDFYRFSGIFRDVVLYRQPAVHVEDLRVTSTVSDDLDVAAVVLRAPVTGPGSIRATLVGQGDLVETSTGDFTITLTDPHLWSAEDPFCYELDIEVLAEDGTSSELIVQRVGVRRFGIEDGVLKINGQRLVFKGVNRHEFGLKGRVVSRDETEADIRLIKATGINAVRTSHYPNNTYFYELCDQYGLYVIDEMNLESHGMWDKVAVGDLSIEEALPGDRPEWLPVLLDRAASMFERDKNHPSIVMWSCGNESFGGTNLLAVSNYLREVDTRPVHYEGVHWDPRYPETTDVVSQMYTPAAEIEDWLRTHRDKPFILCEYAHAMGNSFGAVDKYLDLADREPLFQGGFIWDFADQALRLTDRLGQEYFGYGGDCGEAPSDYEFSANGIVFADRTPTPKLQEVRYLYQPFRISISHDEIEIENRRLFTGSSDLDCVVTLRREGTVLAESEIDIDVAPGSGRTYPLPVTVPRAPGEYAIDVSLRLRRATAWAPAGYEIAWEQRVIVVTGTAHDSSSAHDSSSAHDEAPTLIEGIHNIGVRGKHFIALFSRIHGGLVSYRYGLTSDGGRELLRAIPQPNFWHAPTSNERGWGMPFRDGHWLLASRYREPLPSQERPVVALHADHVEVRYGYLLPTTPNSESEVVYRVFGSGRVEVTLSLRPGAGLPDLPEFGMLFTADAALHHLSWYGDGPAECYVDRRGGARLGIYTSDVRQELTPYVRPQESGSRTGVRWATVTDDQGAGLRFDCAEGMEFSALPWTPFEIENARHPVELPPIQHTVLRPALMRRGVGGDDSWGALTHPEFRVPQGSDLVFRFGFQGVR, from the coding sequence GTGACTCGCATCGCGGACCCGGAGTACTTCGCCGAGAACCGTCTGCCGGCCCACTCCGATCACCGGCGGTACCGCAACCGTGCGGAGGTCGCCGCCGGGACCAGCGGGTTCGAGCAAGGCCTGAACGGCCTGTGGAAGTTCCACTACGCGAAGAGCCCCGCGCAGACGATCGTGGGGTTCGAGGGCCTCGACCACGACTGCTCGTCGTGGGACGACATCCCGGTGCCGGCACACATCCAGCTCCATGGCTATGACCGGCCGCAGTACACCAACATCCAGTATCCGTGGGACGGTCACGAGGCCGTCGAACCCGGGCAGGTGCCGACGCGCTACAACCCGGTCGCGAGCTATGTGACCACCTTCGTCCTCGATCGCCCGCTCGACGACGGCGAGCGGCTGAGCGTGTCCTTCCAGGGTGCGGAGAGCGCGATCGCCGTCTGGCTGAACGGCACCTACATCGGCTACGGCGCGGACTCGTTCACCCCGTCGGAGTTCGACCTCACCGACGCGGTGCTCGACGGCGAGAACAAGCTCGCCGCGCAGGTCTTCCGGTGGAGTGCGGGGTCCTGGATCGAGGACCAGGACTTCTACCGGTTCTCCGGGATCTTCCGTGACGTCGTGCTGTACCGGCAACCGGCGGTGCACGTCGAGGACCTGCGTGTGACGTCCACGGTGTCCGACGACCTCGACGTGGCAGCGGTCGTGCTGCGCGCCCCGGTCACCGGACCGGGCTCGATCCGCGCCACGCTCGTGGGCCAGGGTGACCTGGTCGAGACCAGCACCGGAGACTTCACCATCACCCTCACCGATCCGCACCTGTGGAGCGCGGAGGACCCGTTCTGCTACGAGCTGGACATCGAGGTCCTGGCCGAGGACGGTACGTCGAGCGAGCTCATCGTGCAGCGGGTCGGCGTGCGTCGCTTCGGCATCGAGGACGGCGTCCTGAAGATCAACGGCCAGCGGCTGGTCTTCAAGGGTGTCAACCGGCACGAGTTCGGCCTCAAGGGCCGGGTGGTGTCCCGCGACGAGACCGAGGCGGACATCCGGCTGATCAAGGCGACGGGGATCAACGCCGTCCGGACCAGCCACTATCCGAACAACACCTACTTCTACGAGCTGTGCGACCAGTACGGGCTCTACGTCATCGACGAGATGAACCTCGAGTCGCACGGCATGTGGGACAAGGTCGCCGTCGGCGACCTCAGCATCGAGGAGGCACTGCCCGGCGACCGGCCCGAGTGGTTGCCCGTACTCCTGGACCGTGCCGCCAGCATGTTCGAGCGGGACAAGAACCACCCGAGCATCGTGATGTGGTCCTGCGGCAACGAGTCGTTCGGCGGCACGAACCTCCTGGCCGTGTCGAACTATCTGCGTGAGGTCGACACCCGCCCGGTGCACTACGAGGGGGTGCACTGGGATCCTCGCTATCCCGAGACCACCGACGTCGTGAGCCAGATGTACACCCCGGCGGCGGAGATCGAGGACTGGCTGCGCACGCACCGGGACAAGCCCTTCATCCTGTGCGAGTACGCCCACGCCATGGGCAACTCCTTCGGCGCGGTGGACAAGTACCTCGACCTCGCAGACCGTGAGCCCCTCTTCCAGGGCGGGTTCATCTGGGACTTCGCCGACCAGGCGCTCCGGCTGACCGATCGCCTGGGGCAGGAGTACTTCGGATACGGCGGTGACTGCGGCGAAGCGCCGAGCGACTACGAGTTCAGCGCCAACGGCATCGTCTTCGCCGACCGCACCCCGACGCCGAAGCTCCAGGAGGTCCGGTATCTCTACCAGCCGTTCCGGATCTCGATCTCCCACGACGAGATCGAGATCGAGAACCGGCGCCTGTTCACGGGCAGCTCCGATCTCGACTGCGTCGTCACGCTCAGGCGCGAGGGGACGGTGCTCGCCGAGTCCGAGATCGACATCGACGTGGCACCGGGCAGCGGCCGGACCTATCCGCTCCCGGTGACCGTGCCCCGCGCTCCCGGCGAGTATGCGATCGACGTCTCGCTCAGGCTCCGCCGTGCCACCGCCTGGGCGCCGGCCGGGTACGAGATCGCGTGGGAGCAGCGGGTGATCGTCGTCACGGGTACGGCACACGACTCGTCCTCGGCGCACGACTCGTCCTCGGCTCACGACGAGGCCCCGACCCTGATCGAGGGCATCCACAACATCGGGGTCCGGGGCAAGCACTTCATCGCTCTGTTCTCCCGCATCCACGGGGGCCTCGTCTCGTACCGCTACGGCCTCACCTCGGACGGGGGCCGCGAGCTGCTCCGGGCCATCCCGCAGCCGAACTTCTGGCACGCGCCCACGTCGAACGAGCGGGGCTGGGGCATGCCCTTCCGGGACGGCCACTGGCTGCTCGCCAGCCGCTACCGCGAGCCGCTGCCCAGCCAGGAGAGGCCCGTGGTCGCGCTGCACGCCGACCATGTCGAGGTGAGATACGGCTACCTGCTGCCCACCACGCCCAACAGCGAGAGCGAGGTCGTCTACCGGGTCTTCGGCAGCGGTCGCGTCGAGGTCACCCTGTCGCTGCGCCCCGGAGCGGGCCTGCCGGACCTGCCGGAGTTCGGCATGCTCTTCACCGCCGATGCGGCCCTGCACCACCTGAGCTGGTACGGCGACGGACCGGCGGAGTGCTACGTGGACCGCCGCGGTGGGGCTCGGCTCGGCATCTACACCAGCGACGTCCGCCAGGAGCTGACGCCCTACGTGCGACCGCAGGAGTCCGGCAGCCGCACGGGTGTGCGGTGGGCAACGGTGACCGACGACCAGGGGGCCGGGCTGCGGTTCGACTGTGCCGAGGGGATGGAGTTCTCCGCCCTGCCGTGGACACCGTTCGAGATCGAGAACGCCCGGCACCCGGTCGAGCTGCCACCGATCCAGCACACGGTGCTCCGCCCGGCGCTGATGCGTCGGGGAGTCGGCGGCGACGACTCGTGGGGCGCGCTGACCCACCCCGAGTTCCGCGTGCCGCAGGGGAGCGACCTGGTGTTCCGGTTCGGGTTCCAGGGCGTGCGCTGA